A stretch of Fundicoccus culcitae DNA encodes these proteins:
- the mltG gene encoding endolytic transglycosylase MltG produces MAKINWKDIRLRARKNEDQHVKEKLWTNRIIKIIMITFLVVLIVVGIGGYVYITNALSPVNPDSNEAVEVTIPIGSSSNDVATLLEENNLIRNAEIFTLYMRSQNMSDLQAGHYEFTQSMDVQHIISVLDAGGEPIFEDIDTNLTVIEGMQIEEIADMVEAQTPITRDEFITAINDEAFLADLTDQFPSLLGGLSQIEDLRYPLEGYLFPATYDYIAGTTAEELITQMVSTMNIEYQAIRDDVDQTWMTFHQVLTLASIIEKEAVTQEDRDLIAGVFLNRINAGMNLESDITVSYALGEHREFVTLSDLEVDSPYNLYMYPGMGPGPYNSPSMSAIMSAIYPAYNDYYYFVADIDTGEVFFSSTYEEHMALVEIYVNQRQSSILEEQASDETTETIIDESNENDINVEETIDESAV; encoded by the coding sequence ATGGCGAAAATTAATTGGAAGGATATTCGGCTTAGAGCGCGAAAAAATGAAGATCAGCACGTTAAAGAAAAATTATGGACTAATCGTATTATTAAGATTATTATGATTACTTTTCTTGTCGTTCTTATAGTGGTTGGCATTGGTGGATATGTTTATATTACTAATGCTTTAAGCCCCGTAAATCCAGATAGTAATGAAGCTGTTGAAGTGACTATTCCGATTGGAAGCTCGAGTAATGATGTCGCAACTTTGTTGGAAGAAAATAATTTAATCAGAAATGCAGAAATTTTTACTCTTTATATGCGTTCACAAAATATGAGTGATTTACAAGCAGGTCATTATGAATTCACGCAAAGTATGGATGTTCAACATATTATTTCAGTTCTGGATGCAGGTGGCGAGCCGATATTCGAAGATATCGATACCAACCTGACTGTTATTGAAGGGATGCAAATAGAAGAGATTGCGGATATGGTTGAAGCTCAAACACCGATTACACGCGATGAGTTTATAACGGCTATAAATGATGAAGCTTTTCTTGCCGATTTAACCGATCAATTTCCTTCTTTATTAGGTGGTTTAAGTCAAATTGAAGATTTACGTTATCCTTTAGAGGGCTATCTATTCCCAGCAACCTATGATTATATTGCTGGCACAACGGCAGAAGAGTTAATTACACAAATGGTATCAACGATGAATATCGAATATCAAGCTATTCGTGACGATGTTGATCAAACGTGGATGACTTTCCATCAAGTTTTAACTTTAGCCTCGATAATTGAAAAAGAGGCTGTAACGCAAGAAGATCGTGATTTAATTGCTGGCGTCTTTTTAAATCGAATCAATGCTGGCATGAATTTAGAATCCGATATAACTGTATCATATGCCTTGGGTGAACATCGTGAATTTGTGACTTTATCCGATTTAGAAGTTGACTCACCTTATAATTTATATATGTATCCTGGTATGGGGCCAGGTCCATATAATAGTCCGAGTATGTCAGCCATTATGTCGGCTATTTATCCAGCCTATAATGATTATTATTATTTTGTGGCCGATATTGATACGGGTGAGGTTTTCTTTTCAAGTACTTATGAAGAACATATGGCGCTGGTTGAAATCTATGTTAACCAAAGACAATCAAGTATTCTTGAAGAACAAGCTTCAGATGAAACAACAGAAACAATTATTGATGAAAGTAATGAAAATGATATAAATGTAGAAGAAACGATTGACGAAAGTGCCGTTTAG
- the ruvX gene encoding Holliday junction resolvase RuvX, which produces MSKYQRVMGLDVGTKTVGIAVSDLMGWTAQGLETLRIDEENNDLGFNHLLKIIEDNQVKTIVIGLPKNMNNSIGPRAEASMRYGEGLKALQPELEIIYQDERLTTTQAERMLISEGNVSRKKRKKVIDKLAAVIILQNYLDRTNK; this is translated from the coding sequence ATGAGTAAGTATCAACGAGTTATGGGGTTAGATGTTGGTACAAAGACAGTTGGGATTGCAGTAAGTGATTTAATGGGATGGACAGCACAAGGATTAGAAACCTTGCGGATTGATGAAGAGAATAATGATTTAGGCTTTAATCATTTACTGAAAATCATTGAAGACAATCAAGTCAAAACCATTGTGATTGGACTGCCTAAAAATATGAATAATTCCATTGGTCCACGTGCCGAAGCCTCTATGCGATATGGTGAAGGCTTAAAAGCTTTACAGCCTGAACTTGAAATTATTTATCAAGATGAACGATTGACAACGACCCAAGCGGAGCGTATGCTAATTTCAGAAGGAAATGTTTCACGCAAGAAAAGAAAAAAAGTTATTGATAAACTTGCAGCTGTCATTATTTTACAAAATTATTTAGATCGTACCAACAAATGA
- a CDS encoding IreB family regulatory phosphoprotein, which produces MLSLDETILFKLDDLNKRSIRETLEIVYTALEEKGYDPINQIVGYLLSGDPAYIPRHKDARNLIRHHERDEIVEKLVEYYLTGKETE; this is translated from the coding sequence ATGCTATCATTAGACGAAACTATATTGTTTAAATTAGATGATTTAAATAAACGTTCAATTCGTGAAACATTAGAAATTGTCTACACAGCTTTAGAAGAAAAAGGATATGATCCAATTAATCAAATTGTAGGTTATTTATTATCAGGAGACCCTGCTTATATTCCACGTCATAAAGATGCTCGGAATTTAATTCGTCATCATGAACGCGACGAAATTGTTGAAAAATTAGTCGAATATTATTTAACAGGTAAGGAAACTGAATGA
- the udk gene encoding uridine kinase, translating into MTKKPIVIGVTGGSGSGKSSVSNKILQNFSTYSIVLLQQDSYYKDQSHLNFEERLNTNYDHPFAFDNELFYEHLNQLVNGQSIEEPVYDFEQYTRSSQTIIKESREVIIVEGILILDDERIRDLLDIKVYVETDDDIRLARRILRDVKDRGRSVESVIQQYIDVVKPMHHQFIEPTKRYADIIVPEGGYNQVAIDLLATKIRSILNE; encoded by the coding sequence ATGACAAAAAAACCAATTGTTATTGGTGTAACAGGAGGATCTGGTAGTGGCAAATCAAGTGTCAGTAATAAAATATTACAAAATTTTTCTACATACTCTATTGTATTGCTTCAACAAGACTCTTATTACAAAGATCAATCCCATTTAAACTTTGAAGAACGTTTAAATACAAACTATGATCATCCTTTTGCCTTTGATAATGAATTATTTTATGAACATCTAAACCAACTCGTTAACGGACAATCAATCGAGGAACCAGTTTATGACTTCGAGCAGTATACTAGAAGTTCACAAACAATCATAAAGGAGTCTCGTGAAGTGATTATCGTTGAGGGGATTTTAATTTTAGATGATGAACGGATTCGCGATTTATTAGATATTAAAGTGTACGTGGAAACGGATGATGATATTCGTTTGGCACGGCGTATTTTACGTGATGTAAAAGATCGTGGCCGATCAGTCGAATCTGTGATACAGCAATATATCGATGTTGTTAAACCGATGCATCATCAATTTATTGAACCTACAAAAAGGTATGCAGATATTATTGTGCCTGAAGGGGGATATAATCAAGTAGCCATTGATCTATTAGCAACAAAAATACGATCAATTCTCAATGAGTAA
- the recD2 gene encoding SF1B family DNA helicase RecD2, producing MIDSRQEEEIVVGVVEAIIFENPSNLYKVIRVLVDEDNTSLFIGEDIVCTGQFATLHLDTTYEFYGQLNNHPKYGQQFSVNRYQQMAPTSEEGLIEYLSSHRFKGVGTVLASRIVETLGTDAIDKILSDSQALKEVPGLTQRTAKNLRDALIEHQGTERVYMQLNQWGFGPKTVDKIYQIYQSTAIESIKENPYELIEKIDGIGFTKADQLAESLGFEADAIERVMAGIITVVNQQSVNEGDTYVEEAVALSQAQKLLENSRRYLINEELLQEALDKAVLEKKLFRLAEGLMIPSLYYAEIGIAKQLSQYWQYEAVERFTELEIQTAIPKVEELTGITYDKWQKEALIMAINSPMSIITGGPGTGKTTLVQGLITLHSILHEYDLDDIDKLGNDNPVLLAAPTGRAAKRMKDITQLPASTIHRLIGFTRDTSTEDFHSNELEGSLLIIDEMSMVDTWLMNWLLQGIPYHMQVVFVGDQDQLPSVGPGKVFNDLINSKVIPTVFLTKIYRQAENSSIIKLAHAIRKNQLPDDLLIKQADRSFIPCHANQVSHVIHQIVEKAIPKGFNANNMQVLAPMYKGPAGINALNKSLQAQLNPASPKKHELVYFETIFRVGDKVLQLVNNAEENVFNGDVGKIVSIYYKDQTDSKTDEMIVEFDEKELTYKRSDFNQLTLAYCTSIHKAQGSEYPLVILPLVDQYSRMLRKDILYTAVTRAQSSLILLGDPNCFAKAVMRNDEPRKTFLADLLQVEFKDRLENISEDLETEPQPTPNKYQLTSNNYLTADPMIGMEGISPYDFLPDNLT from the coding sequence TTGATTGATAGTAGGCAGGAAGAAGAGATAGTAGTGGGGGTTGTCGAAGCGATTATTTTTGAAAACCCTAGTAATTTATATAAAGTGATACGGGTTTTAGTTGATGAAGATAATACCAGTCTATTCATCGGGGAAGATATTGTTTGTACCGGACAATTTGCCACCCTCCATCTAGATACGACCTACGAATTTTATGGTCAACTCAACAACCATCCAAAATATGGCCAACAATTCAGCGTTAATCGTTATCAACAAATGGCTCCGACTTCAGAAGAAGGCCTCATTGAGTATTTATCGAGTCATCGCTTCAAAGGTGTTGGAACGGTCTTAGCCAGTCGGATAGTTGAAACATTGGGAACAGATGCTATTGATAAAATACTATCCGATAGTCAAGCGTTAAAAGAAGTTCCTGGTTTGACACAAAGAACGGCAAAAAATTTACGGGATGCCCTGATAGAACATCAAGGAACTGAACGGGTTTATATGCAATTAAATCAATGGGGGTTTGGTCCTAAAACCGTTGATAAAATTTATCAAATTTATCAAAGTACCGCCATCGAATCCATTAAAGAAAATCCTTATGAATTAATCGAGAAAATCGATGGTATTGGCTTTACTAAAGCCGATCAATTAGCCGAGTCCCTTGGTTTTGAAGCCGATGCGATTGAGCGGGTTATGGCGGGGATTATTACCGTAGTAAACCAGCAATCCGTCAATGAAGGGGATACCTATGTTGAAGAAGCGGTTGCGCTATCACAAGCACAAAAACTGCTTGAAAATAGTCGGCGATATTTAATTAATGAGGAATTATTGCAAGAAGCACTCGATAAAGCGGTGTTAGAAAAAAAGCTGTTTCGCTTAGCCGAAGGCTTAATGATTCCTAGTTTGTACTACGCTGAAATAGGCATTGCGAAGCAATTGTCGCAGTATTGGCAATATGAAGCGGTCGAACGATTTACAGAATTAGAAATCCAAACGGCTATACCAAAGGTAGAAGAACTGACGGGTATCACTTACGATAAGTGGCAAAAAGAGGCTTTAATAATGGCTATTAATTCGCCTATGTCTATTATTACGGGAGGACCTGGAACTGGGAAAACCACCTTAGTCCAAGGCTTGATTACCTTACATTCGATTTTGCATGAGTATGATTTAGATGATATCGATAAATTGGGTAATGATAATCCTGTCCTATTAGCGGCCCCAACTGGTCGGGCTGCTAAACGGATGAAAGATATTACTCAGCTACCGGCATCAACAATCCATCGTTTAATCGGCTTTACACGTGATACCTCAACCGAGGATTTTCATTCCAATGAATTAGAAGGTAGTTTGTTGATTATTGATGAAATGTCCATGGTCGACACATGGTTGATGAATTGGCTTCTGCAAGGGATACCTTATCATATGCAGGTAGTTTTCGTTGGTGACCAGGATCAGCTACCGTCTGTTGGACCGGGTAAAGTTTTCAATGATTTAATCAATTCAAAAGTTATTCCTACGGTGTTTTTAACGAAAATTTATCGTCAAGCGGAGAATAGTTCGATTATAAAATTAGCACACGCTATTAGAAAGAATCAACTACCCGATGATTTATTAATCAAACAAGCCGATCGCTCATTTATTCCTTGTCATGCCAATCAAGTCAGCCATGTTATTCACCAAATTGTTGAAAAAGCGATACCGAAAGGTTTTAATGCTAACAATATGCAAGTCTTGGCTCCAATGTATAAGGGTCCTGCTGGGATAAACGCTTTAAATAAATCCTTACAGGCTCAGTTAAATCCCGCCAGTCCCAAAAAACATGAATTAGTATACTTTGAAACAATTTTCCGTGTTGGTGATAAGGTCCTGCAATTAGTCAATAACGCTGAAGAAAATGTGTTTAATGGTGATGTTGGCAAGATTGTTTCGATTTACTATAAGGATCAAACGGATTCTAAGACGGACGAAATGATTGTTGAATTCGATGAAAAAGAACTGACTTATAAACGCAGTGATTTTAATCAACTGACATTAGCCTATTGTACATCGATTCATAAGGCTCAAGGCAGTGAGTACCCACTAGTTATTTTGCCTTTAGTCGATCAATATTCACGAATGCTAAGAAAAGATATTCTGTATACGGCTGTTACCCGAGCGCAATCTAGCTTAATTTTGTTAGGTGATCCCAACTGTTTTGCTAAAGCGGTTATGCGCAATGATGAGCCGCGGAAAACCTTTTTAGCCGATTTATTACAGGTTGAATTCAAAGACCGACTAGAAAATATCTCAGAAGACCTAGAAACAGAACCCCAGCCAACCCCCAATAAATATCAACTAACATCCAACAATTATTTGACGGCTGACCCCATGATAGGTATGGAAGGTATTAGCCCTTATGATTTTTTACCAGACAATCTTACATAA
- a CDS encoding diacylglycerol/lipid kinase family protein: MSERIYIICHPSSGGGKGKTILEEVYAILNSFKTTYLTYFTDYASHAKIITQQIVAKGFDPQKHQLMVLGGDGTLHEVVDALIEMNLKIPIAYIATGTGNDFNRVWQPQKSIRQIVETMLFSREAKEIPVFIYYDKTTNIKDVVLNSIGFGFDAEVNYLTQKIDSKSFLRKYFDGRLAYLVSIFKSLNLLSSFDVTIQLDGKTQVVSNAYLACIMNNPYIGGGIKLDNLASHERKEVSLIIFHDINFKAIIQLLISVLIRQDQHLSPNVTRFAGQSLQMKLNKPIRGQVDGEDLTQIHADLTVGLSEYPFYL; the protein is encoded by the coding sequence ATGAGTGAACGTATATATATTATTTGCCATCCCAGTTCTGGTGGTGGCAAAGGCAAAACTATTTTAGAAGAAGTTTATGCCATTTTAAATAGCTTTAAAACAACCTACTTAACGTATTTTACTGATTATGCTAGTCACGCCAAAATTATTACGCAACAAATTGTTGCAAAAGGCTTTGATCCTCAAAAACATCAACTAATGGTTTTAGGGGGCGACGGAACCTTGCATGAAGTGGTAGATGCCTTAATTGAAATGAATCTAAAAATACCCATCGCTTATATTGCCACGGGAACTGGGAATGATTTTAATCGAGTTTGGCAACCCCAAAAATCAATCCGTCAAATCGTTGAAACCATGTTGTTTTCGAGAGAAGCCAAAGAAATTCCCGTTTTTATTTATTATGATAAAACGACTAATATCAAAGATGTGGTATTAAATAGTATAGGTTTCGGCTTTGATGCAGAAGTCAACTATTTAACACAAAAAATTGACAGCAAATCCTTCTTGCGAAAATATTTTGATGGTCGACTAGCCTATTTAGTGTCGATTTTTAAAAGTTTGAATTTGCTTTCGTCTTTCGATGTCACAATCCAATTGGACGGAAAAACGCAAGTCGTTAGTAATGCTTATTTAGCTTGCATTATGAACAATCCCTATATTGGGGGTGGCATAAAATTAGATAATCTAGCTAGTCATGAACGGAAGGAAGTATCCTTAATTATTTTTCATGACATTAACTTTAAAGCGATTATTCAATTATTAATCAGTGTTCTAATTCGTCAAGATCAACATTTATCACCCAATGTCACCCGTTTTGCTGGTCAATCCTTGCAGATGAAATTAAACAAACCCATAAGAGGACAAGTAGATGGTGAAGATTTGACACAAATTCATGCGGACTTAACGGTTGGTTTGTCAGAATACCCTTTTTATTTGTAA
- a CDS encoding DUF1292 domain-containing protein yields MHNNEHNHHDHDHDHHHHDHDHDHDHDHDHDHDHEYITILDEEGNESLYEILFTFESDEYKKNYVLVFPAGTIEEEDVELQAYSYVETEDGQSGALQPIETDEEWDMIEEVLNTFLDDDELN; encoded by the coding sequence ATGCATAATAACGAACACAACCATCATGACCATGACCACGACCACCATCATCATGACCACGACCATGATCATGACCACGACCATGATCATGACCACGATCATGAGTATATTACTATACTTGATGAAGAAGGCAACGAATCCTTGTATGAAATTTTATTTACCTTTGAATCAGACGAATACAAAAAGAATTATGTACTAGTTTTTCCTGCGGGAACCATTGAAGAAGAGGATGTTGAATTACAAGCTTATTCGTATGTTGAAACAGAAGATGGGCAATCAGGGGCTTTACAACCTATTGAAACCGATGAAGAATGGGATATGATTGAAGAAGTATTAAATACTTTTTTAGATGATGATGAATTAAACTAA
- the liaF gene encoding cell wall-active antibiotics response protein LiaF: MTKFLRNNIFIIIAVVLFFIATEIFTSVGHMVILGMGLLFLVFFKLSKAEKYKKVFLILGVFFIILSILLTESIWLLIIVLLLFVLLFQGEQGHEFYNLSEVLIHPFKQKERYLGIQLVRPQSEQRTLIKKQSLTNLVSQPQEVYPWDDINIIYLGGNSIIDLGNTILPKGESTVVVRKIFGKTRLIIPRDVGLRINVSSIRGNVKFESNVYPLVGENFQWVGANYDEAIRKMNVIVSQGMGDVEVIII; the protein is encoded by the coding sequence GTGACAAAATTTTTACGCAATAATATATTTATTATCATAGCGGTCGTTTTATTTTTTATTGCTACAGAAATCTTTACCTCTGTTGGGCATATGGTCATTTTAGGAATGGGTCTTTTATTTCTCGTTTTCTTTAAGTTAAGCAAAGCCGAAAAGTATAAGAAGGTATTCTTGATATTAGGGGTTTTCTTTATTATCTTATCCATATTGTTGACAGAATCAATCTGGTTATTAATTATAGTATTATTGTTATTTGTCTTATTATTTCAAGGCGAACAAGGACATGAATTTTATAATTTAAGTGAAGTCCTTATTCATCCGTTTAAACAAAAAGAACGGTATTTAGGGATTCAATTAGTACGTCCACAAAGTGAACAAAGAACATTAATTAAAAAACAATCGTTAACTAATTTAGTTAGCCAACCACAAGAAGTTTATCCTTGGGATGATATTAATATTATCTATTTAGGAGGTAATTCTATCATTGACTTAGGAAATACCATTTTACCTAAAGGAGAAAGTACGGTTGTGGTTCGTAAGATATTTGGTAAAACGCGTTTGATTATACCACGAGATGTTGGTTTGCGAATTAATGTTAGTAGTATACGAGGAAATGTAAAATTTGAATCAAACGTTTATCCATTGGTCGGCGAAAATTTTCAGTGGGTAGGTGCTAACTATGATGAGGCTATTCGAAAAATGAATGTCATTGTGTCACAAGGAATGGGTGATGTTGAGGTGATTATCATATGA
- the greA gene encoding transcription elongation factor GreA, producing MEEKVYPMTAEGKAKLEAELEDLKVNKRKEVVERIKVARSFGDLSENSEYDSAKDEQAFVEGRISTLEMMIRYAQVIDDQNVANDEVTLGRKVTFIELPDGDEETYTIVGSAEADPLESKISNDSPIAKAILGKKINDVVTIETPGGSFDIKITDVAKNN from the coding sequence ATGGAAGAAAAAGTGTATCCTATGACAGCGGAAGGTAAAGCAAAACTTGAAGCTGAATTAGAAGATTTAAAAGTCAATAAACGTAAAGAAGTCGTTGAACGAATTAAAGTGGCACGCAGTTTTGGTGATTTATCTGAAAATTCTGAGTATGATTCTGCTAAAGATGAACAAGCTTTTGTTGAAGGGCGTATTTCAACATTAGAGATGATGATTCGTTATGCTCAAGTTATTGATGATCAAAACGTTGCTAATGATGAAGTTACTTTAGGTCGCAAAGTTACTTTTATCGAGTTACCTGATGGGGATGAAGAAACTTATACCATCGTTGGGAGTGCTGAAGCCGATCCTTTAGAATCTAAAATTTCAAATGATTCACCGATTGCTAAAGCGATTCTAGGTAAAAAAATCAATGATGTCGTTACAATCGAAACACCTGGTGGTAGTTTTGATATCAAAATTACGGATGTTGCTAAAAATAATTAA
- a CDS encoding LytR/AlgR family response regulator transcription factor, translating to MKSSYENMQAQIVEVLQLIVNRQAHGQSRGKQYIFTSGNKTRAISFDQILFFESLPQPHKIAINTFDSQFQIYDSLSSVEKSDPEFVRAHKSFVVNIRNVASIDTNHNIVVFKNGSSCPLANSRTKKVKQQLLAWKNPPL from the coding sequence GTGAAATCAAGCTATGAAAACATGCAAGCGCAAATTGTAGAAGTATTGCAATTAATTGTTAATAGACAAGCCCACGGTCAAAGCAGAGGTAAACAATATATATTTACGTCTGGAAATAAAACCAGAGCGATTAGTTTTGATCAGATACTTTTTTTCGAATCTTTACCTCAACCACATAAAATTGCTATTAATACATTTGATAGTCAATTTCAGATATATGATAGTTTAAGCTCAGTTGAAAAAAGTGACCCAGAATTTGTGCGTGCTCACAAATCCTTTGTTGTGAATATTCGTAATGTTGCGAGTATTGACACCAATCATAATATAGTTGTCTTTAAGAATGGCTCATCTTGCCCATTGGCAAATAGCCGAACTAAGAAAGTGAAGCAGCAGTTATTAGCATGGAAAAATCCGCCTTTATGA
- the alaS gene encoding alanine--tRNA ligase, which yields MSTLTSVQIRQMFLDFFEQKGHEVRPSESLIPINDPTLLWINSGVATLKKYFDGTEIPNNKRITNSQKSIRTNDIENVGITARHHTLFEMLGNFSIGDYFKKEAIAYAWEFLTSSEWIGFDPNLLYVTYYPEDLETKELWEQTEGFDPTHLVAVEGNFWDIGAGPCGPDTEIFYDRGESFNNLSEDDPENYPGGENERWLEIWNLVFSEFNHLPDDTYVPLPTKNVDTGMGLERIVSVIQETPTNFETDLFMPIIKQIERLTDGISYEESTDAKVSFKVIADHIRAVTFAISDGALPSNEGRGYILRRLIRRSVMHGRRLGIKGAFLSQLVPTIADIMGDYYVELRTNIEFVQQVILNEEERFHETIEGGESHLQAIIQQLKSEKQTVIPGEQAFQLYDTFGFPLELTEEIALENQLTVDHDGFNEQMQLQRERARAARSKEESMQVQSDVFREITSSFEFVGYTQLQTNASIKAIVLDNEKVNQLPADSQAWVIFNRSPFYAEMGGQVADTGGIYDGDQLLAEVLDVQKAPNGQYMHRLRTFDIPLNVEQSYTLIVDRSNRLHINQNHTATHLLHRSLKEVLGDHANQAGSYVGPDRLRFDFSHFGKVTDDELKQIANKVNYMIENAIDVDIREMPIDEAKEMGAMALFGEKYGNIVRVVNIGNESIELCGGTHVNNTNEIGTFKLISESGIGAGMRRIEALTGQAAIAEYQKNEQLLKSIQNELKVSQISQLMNRVQTLQEDVKESHSKIESLNARLLQNEAANLLNDVKVVNDYSYVVVNLADQDMEALRQLGDLWRQKASSNLLILVSAVEEKVNLMVLADDTAIEADLKAGDVIKPLAKIIGGGGGGRPQMAQAGGEDAQAIPQMINAIPETIQGLTQVEA from the coding sequence ATGAGTACATTAACAAGTGTTCAAATTCGACAAATGTTTTTAGATTTTTTTGAACAAAAAGGTCATGAAGTTCGGCCTAGTGAATCATTGATTCCTATCAACGATCCAACATTATTATGGATAAATTCTGGTGTTGCAACCCTCAAAAAATATTTTGATGGGACCGAAATCCCCAATAATAAACGGATTACAAATTCTCAAAAAAGTATCCGTACGAATGACATTGAAAATGTCGGAATTACAGCCCGTCACCATACCTTATTTGAAATGTTGGGGAATTTTTCGATTGGTGATTATTTTAAAAAAGAAGCGATTGCTTATGCTTGGGAATTCTTAACAAGTTCTGAATGGATTGGTTTTGACCCTAATCTATTATATGTTACCTATTACCCAGAAGATTTAGAAACAAAAGAATTATGGGAACAGACTGAGGGTTTTGACCCAACGCATCTCGTTGCTGTTGAAGGGAATTTTTGGGATATAGGTGCGGGTCCATGTGGGCCAGATACGGAGATATTTTATGATCGGGGTGAATCGTTCAATAATTTAAGTGAAGATGATCCGGAAAATTATCCTGGTGGCGAAAATGAACGTTGGTTAGAAATTTGGAACTTAGTTTTTTCTGAGTTTAATCATTTACCCGATGACACTTATGTTCCATTACCGACTAAAAACGTTGATACGGGTATGGGCTTAGAGCGGATTGTCTCAGTCATTCAAGAAACGCCTACTAACTTTGAAACCGACTTATTCATGCCAATCATTAAACAAATTGAACGTTTAACGGATGGGATATCTTATGAAGAAAGCACGGATGCTAAAGTTAGCTTTAAAGTAATTGCTGATCATATTCGTGCTGTAACGTTTGCTATTAGCGATGGTGCTTTACCGTCTAATGAAGGACGCGGTTATATCTTAAGACGCTTAATTAGACGCAGTGTTATGCATGGACGTCGATTAGGGATTAAAGGGGCGTTTCTAAGTCAATTAGTCCCAACGATTGCCGACATCATGGGGGATTATTATGTTGAGTTACGTACGAATATTGAATTTGTGCAACAAGTAATTCTTAACGAAGAAGAACGATTTCATGAGACAATTGAAGGTGGCGAATCCCATTTGCAAGCCATTATTCAACAATTAAAATCAGAAAAGCAAACGGTTATTCCTGGAGAACAAGCCTTCCAATTGTATGACACCTTTGGTTTTCCGCTCGAATTAACGGAAGAAATTGCCCTAGAAAACCAATTAACGGTTGATCATGATGGTTTTAATGAACAAATGCAATTACAACGTGAAAGAGCCAGAGCTGCACGCTCCAAAGAAGAAAGTATGCAGGTTCAAAGTGATGTCTTTAGAGAGATTACGTCTAGTTTTGAATTTGTCGGTTATACTCAATTACAAACGAATGCTAGTATTAAAGCGATTGTACTGGATAACGAAAAAGTTAATCAGTTACCTGCTGATAGCCAAGCTTGGGTTATCTTTAATCGGAGTCCCTTTTATGCTGAAATGGGTGGACAAGTTGCGGATACGGGTGGGATTTATGATGGCGATCAACTACTAGCTGAAGTTTTAGATGTTCAAAAAGCGCCTAATGGTCAGTATATGCATCGTTTACGGACGTTTGACATCCCTTTGAACGTTGAACAGTCGTATACATTGATTGTTGATCGTTCAAATCGTTTACACATTAATCAAAATCATACGGCAACGCATTTATTACACCGCTCACTTAAAGAAGTCTTAGGTGATCATGCTAATCAAGCTGGGTCATATGTCGGACCTGATCGTTTGCGTTTTGACTTTTCACATTTTGGTAAAGTAACTGATGATGAATTAAAACAAATCGCTAATAAAGTAAACTATATGATTGAAAATGCCATCGATGTAGATATTCGTGAAATGCCGATTGATGAAGCTAAAGAGATGGGAGCAATGGCTTTATTCGGTGAAAAATATGGTAACATCGTGCGTGTGGTCAATATTGGCAATGAATCCATTGAGTTATGTGGGGGCACACATGTTAATAATACCAATGAAATCGGCACCTTTAAACTAATCAGTGAATCTGGTATTGGTGCAGGTATGCGACGGATTGAAGCATTGACCGGTCAAGCTGCGATTGCTGAATACCAAAAAAATGAACAGTTGCTAAAATCGATTCAAAATGAATTAAAAGTCAGCCAAATTAGCCAATTAATGAATCGGGTTCAAACCCTTCAAGAAGATGTGAAAGAATCTCATAGTAAGATTGAATCATTAAATGCCCGTTTATTACAAAATGAAGCAGCTAATTTGTTGAATGATGTCAAAGTTGTCAATGATTATAGCTATGTCGTCGTTAATTTGGCCGATCAAGATATGGAAGCCTTACGTCAACTGGGTGATTTGTGGCGACAAAAAGCGAGTTCGAATTTATTAATTCTCGTTTCGGCTGTTGAGGAAAAAGTTAATTTAATGGTCTTAGCTGATGATACAGCTATTGAAGCTGATCTAAAAGCTGGAGATGTTATTAAACCATTGGCGAAAATAATCGGTGGTGGTGGCGGTGGCCGTCCACAAATGGCGCAAGCTGGAGGAGAAGATGCTCAAGCTATTCCGCAGATGATAAATGCAATTCCAGAAACGATTCAAGGATTAACGCAAGTAGAAGCATAA